The Setaria italica strain Yugu1 chromosome IX, Setaria_italica_v2.0, whole genome shotgun sequence genome has a window encoding:
- the LOC101773657 gene encoding cell number regulator 13 codes for MASWDNLGELSNIAQLTGLDAVKLISLIVKAASTARMHKSNCRRFARHLKLIGGLLEQLRVSELRKYPETREPLEQLEDALRRGYLLVNSCQDRSYLYLLAMGWNIVYQFRKAQSEIDNYLRLVPLITLVDNARIRDRLEYIERDQCEYSFDEEDKKVQDALLNPDPCTNPTIVLKKTLSCSYPNLPFNEALKKESEKLQVELQRSQSHMDLGSCEVIQHLLGVTKTVACTIPEEETNAKVSEKDSNYKESKGDVAKSYDDDDYPKKQKDACSTQRCSSPVSYGHDLVSRRGSYSDEWHADLLGCCSEPALCLKTLFFPCGTFSRIASVAKDRPMSSGEACNDIMAYSLILSCCCYTCCVRRKLRQKLDIAGGCCDDFLSHLLCCCCALVQEWREVEIRGAYGEKTKTTPPPCQYMEH; via the exons ATGGCGTCATGGGACAACTTAGgggagctctccaacatcgcgcAGCTCACGGGGCTGGACGCCGTCAAGCTCATCTCCCTCATCGTCAAGGCGGCGTCCACGGCGCGGATGCACAAGAGCAACTGCCGCCGCTTCGCGCGGCACCTTAAACTCATCGGCGGCCTGCTGGAGCAGCTCCGGGTCTCCGAGCTCAGGAAGTACCCGGAGACGCGCGAGCCGCTGGAGCAGCTTGAGGACGCGCTCCGGCGCGGGTACCTGCTCGTCAACTCGTGCCAGGACCGCTCCTACCTCTACCTCCTCGCCATGGGCTGGAACATCGTCTACCAGTTCCGCAAGGCGCAGAGCGAGATCGACAACTACCTCCGCCTCGTCCCGCTCATCACGCTCGTCGACAATGCCCGCATTCGG GATCGGCTTGAGTACATTGAGAGGGACCAATGTGAATATTCTTTTGATGAGGAAGACAAGAAAGTGCAAGATGCTCTGTTGAATCCTGATCCTTGTACAAATCCTACAATAGTGCTCAAGAAGACTCTGTCATGTTCCTATCCAAACTTGCCTTTCAATGAAGCCCTCAAGAAGGAGAGTGAGAAGCTCCAGGTGGAGCTTCAAAGATCACAAAGCCACATGGATCTGGGCTCATGTGAGGTTATTCAGCACCTGCTTGGAGTAACAAAAACTGTGGCATGTACCATTCCAGAGGAAGAAACAAATGCAAAAGTTTCTGAAAAGGATTCAAATTACAAGGAATCCAAAGGAGATGTTGCAAAAtcgtatgatgatgatgactatCCTAAGAAGCAAAAAGATGCCTGCAGTACACAACG ATGTTCTTCACCAGTTTCATATGGACATGATCTTGTCTCAAGAAGAGGATCATACAGCGATGAGTGGCATGCAGATTTACTTGGCTGCTGTTCAGAGCCAGCTCTGT GTTTGAAGACATTGTTTTTCCCCTGTGGAACCTTCTCGAGAATTGCTTCAGTCGCCAAGGACAGACCAATGT CTTCTGGAGAGGCTTGCAATGATATTATGGCATACTCCCTGATATTATCCTGCTGCTGTTATACTTGCTGTGTAAGGAGAAAGCTTCGCCAAAAGTTGGACATTGCG GGAGGCTGCTGTGATGACTTCCTTTCACATCTGCTGTGTTGTTGCTGCGCCCTTGTTCAAGAATGGCGGGAGGTTGAGATTCGTGGAGCTTATG GCGAAAAGACGAAGACTACCCCACCCCCATGTCAATACATGGAGCACTGA